One window from the genome of Planctomycetota bacterium encodes:
- a CDS encoding calcium-binding protein, giving the protein MKTIETLEARRLLFAGQFETVFGVGGETSIPTAGAAEEVVEVVAGGPSFIDPSTGFQNIILRLEDSQLARFDIGGRLVDGFGTGGILDLSATIPGFTLIDAAYNSENEQIALVGTENISGTDRFVVRAIDTGGNLDTTFNEGNGLFVLSTDFEVVERIVYRNDPLPDGSMAIIGFTNTTTLSGGEVQGTLNIGVLTEDGRETAQFTSSRSFAGVVGTGVTATYSDERAVLFVGLTDVGGDGFEVARLFQTTQFGAFNPATDFDSYETAGAHDRVLAIDSVAGQVRVVRGLDEGLSFSSPEAANFDFTGNRLFIEDAFQTNTIELQDPTEFVFVTGASINDAGEVIIVGLRPGEPLPFASARYTSAGTYDLSYGSAGFTEFFGAPHFLPDDRIINADATPADGGDDTILGLLQGGAGQVVGGAVTFERSGDQTTINGSGGNDSVRVSLRASDGRLVVRGNGVTQSIPFDADLVVNLGDGDDELITREGVGQIIADGGDGNDTLRGGDAADNLNGGAGNDFVFGGGDVDSVFGAAGDDFLFGNDGGDFLEGGSGNDSLNGNAQGDQLQGNAGNDTLNGAGGNDDLFGGSGADDNRGGGGTDRAEDDDDDIYSSIEVLI; this is encoded by the coding sequence ATGAAAACCATCGAAACCCTCGAAGCTCGTCGCCTGCTTTTTGCCGGTCAGTTTGAAACCGTATTTGGCGTCGGCGGCGAGACGTCGATCCCGACCGCAGGGGCGGCCGAGGAAGTCGTGGAAGTCGTTGCCGGCGGCCCCAGCTTCATCGACCCCAGCACCGGGTTCCAGAACATCATTCTCCGGCTTGAGGACAGCCAGCTCGCTCGCTTCGACATCGGCGGCCGACTCGTTGATGGCTTCGGCACCGGCGGCATCCTCGACCTCTCGGCCACCATTCCGGGCTTCACGCTCATCGACGCCGCGTACAACTCCGAGAACGAACAAATCGCGCTCGTTGGCACGGAGAACATCAGCGGCACAGACCGCTTCGTCGTCCGCGCCATCGACACCGGCGGCAATCTCGACACGACCTTCAACGAGGGCAACGGTCTCTTCGTCCTCTCGACCGACTTCGAGGTCGTCGAGCGAATCGTCTACCGCAACGATCCGCTGCCCGACGGCTCGATGGCCATCATTGGCTTTACCAACACCACCACGCTGTCCGGCGGCGAGGTTCAGGGCACGCTGAACATCGGTGTCCTCACCGAGGACGGCCGCGAAACCGCCCAGTTCACCTCCAGCCGCAGCTTCGCCGGCGTCGTTGGCACTGGTGTGACCGCGACCTACTCCGACGAGCGGGCCGTGCTGTTCGTCGGTCTCACCGACGTCGGCGGCGATGGCTTCGAGGTCGCTCGTTTGTTCCAGACCACCCAGTTCGGTGCGTTCAACCCCGCGACCGACTTTGACAGCTATGAAACCGCCGGGGCCCACGATCGCGTCCTCGCGATCGACAGCGTCGCCGGCCAAGTCCGCGTCGTTCGCGGCCTTGACGAGGGGCTTTCCTTCAGCAGTCCCGAAGCGGCCAACTTCGACTTCACCGGCAACCGCCTGTTCATCGAGGACGCCTTCCAGACCAACACCATCGAGCTTCAGGATCCGACCGAGTTCGTGTTCGTGACGGGCGCGTCGATCAATGACGCCGGCGAGGTCATCATCGTTGGCTTGCGTCCCGGTGAGCCGCTGCCGTTCGCCTCGGCCCGGTATACCTCGGCGGGTACCTACGACCTTTCATACGGTTCGGCCGGCTTCACCGAGTTCTTCGGCGCTCCGCACTTCCTGCCGGATGACCGGATTATCAACGCCGACGCCACGCCTGCCGATGGCGGCGACGACACGATCCTGGGCCTGCTTCAAGGCGGGGCCGGGCAGGTCGTGGGCGGCGCGGTGACCTTCGAACGCTCCGGCGACCAGACCACCATCAACGGCTCGGGCGGCAACGACTCGGTCCGCGTCTCACTTCGCGCCTCCGACGGCCGATTGGTTGTTCGCGGCAACGGCGTCACCCAGTCCATTCCCTTCGACGCTGATCTCGTGGTCAACCTCGGCGACGGTGACGACGAACTGATCACCCGCGAGGGCGTCGGCCAGATCATCGCCGATGGTGGTGACGGTAACGACACGCTCCGGGGTGGCGACGCTGCCGACAACCTCAACGGCGGGGCCGGCAACGACTTCGTCTTTGGCGGCGGCGATGTCGACTCGGTCTTCGGTGCTGCCGGCGATGACTTCCTCTTCGGTAACGACGGCGGCGACTTCCTCGAAGGCGGCTCCGGTAACGATTCGCTCAACGGCAACGCCCAAGGCGACCAGCTCCAGGGCAACGCCGGCAATGACACGCTCAACGGGGCCGGCGGCAACGACGACCTCTTTGGCGGCTCCGGCGCCGACGACAAC